One Triticum dicoccoides isolate Atlit2015 ecotype Zavitan chromosome 4B, WEW_v2.0, whole genome shotgun sequence genomic window carries:
- the LOC119294748 gene encoding protein ETHYLENE-INSENSITIVE 2-like isoform X1, whose product MEAVHGIQSLASGDGHHHLSRTLGPALLISVGYIDLGKWVATVDAGTRFGYDLVLLVLLFNFSSVLYQYMSTCIGMVTDKNLAQVSGQEYSRFICGGLGLQAGLSLLTSELTMISGIAVGFNLVFDHDDLITGIIFACVVINLLPFLLSSRDKRMSGTLNACIAGFTILCFVLGLLISQPEIPLHVNVMFPKLSGESAYSLMALMGANVISHNFYVHSSVVQVQRRSHVLTLRTLFHDHLFSILFISTGVFLVNYVLLSSAASESSHNVIHSFHDAVDLMNQIFTNPMAPLVLLAVLLFSSHIISLTAVIASHAVMENFFGANLSLFAHHVLLKVLAMIPTMYCAKVAGSEGIYQLLILCPVIQGMTLPSSTIPVFRIASSRSIMGNYRISLYVEILAFLAFLLMLFTNIIFAAEILFGDSSWTNNLKGNTESPVIIHHTVLIIMSCASIAFTLFLAVTPIKSASSEAETQEWHVHSPKEALDTTHHRVDTYPEYIAHEEIQRYSIDAVPRDSLRSHQKSALEEHTDGSETTAESDNGAQHMATIPEAAPGMSSNIEESKSVVGADFTGSTPNVSTATAVGQSSAENNQMKSTAEKDVQVEADVCTDKDNETSHNVSSSNKSTGGKAPSLSSGDPPPLAMSRYKDTDAVSGSGGLSRQPGLGRAARRQLAAILDEFWGRFFDYHGKPTQEGDAERIHLLLGLDLTIDGSAGRTDNQNTQASKNPLMRDAVPGAMGAGTVT is encoded by the exons GAAGCCGTGCACGGCATACAGTCCCTGGCTTCAGGAGACGGCCATCATCACCTTTCCCGGACGCTTGGGCCGGCGCTGCTCATCTCCGTCGGGTATATTGATCTTGGCAAGTGGGTGGCGACGGTCGACGCCGGGACTCGGTTCGGGTACGACCTCGTGCTGCTGGTGCTCCTTTTCAACTTCTCCTCGGTTCTGTATCAGTATATGTCCACCTGCATCGGCATGGTCACCGACAAGAATCTCGCTCAG GTTTCCGGCCAGGAGTACAGTCGGTTTATATGTGGCGGCCTTGGTCTCCAGGCAGGATTGTCTTTGCTTACTTCAGAACTAACCATG ATTTCAGGCATAGCAGTTGGATTCAACCTTGTATTTGATCACGATGATCTCATCACGGGTATTATTTTTGCATGCGTTGTAATCAATCTGCTGCCATTTCTTTTATCCTCTCGG GACAAGAGGATGTCTGGAACGTTAAATGCCTGCATAGCGGGCTTTACGATTCTCTGTTTTGTGCTTGGCTTGTTAATCAGtcaaccagagatacctctccatgtgAATGTGATGTTCCCCAAGTTGAGTGGTGAAAGTGCTTACTCATTGATGGCACTTATGGGTGCAAACGTAATATCGCACAATTTTTATGTTCATTCATCAGTTGTTCAG GTTCAGAGGAGGTCTCATGTTCTTACCCTCCGTACCCTGTTTCATGACCACCTTTTTTCTATATTATTCATTTCTACTGGAGTTTTTCTTGTGAACTATGTTCTGCTGAGCTCAGCAGCATCGGAATCTAGTCACAATGTGATCCACTCCTTTCACGATGCTGTAGATCTGATGAACCAG ATATTTACAAATCCCATGGCTCCACTCGTGTTACTAGCGGTTCTTCTCTTTTCGAGCCACATTATTTCGTTGACAGCTGTCATCGCCAGTCATGCAGTTATGGAGAATTTCTTTGGTGCAAACCTGTCTCTTTTTGCACATCATGTGCTACTCAAGGTTCTTGCCATGATTCCTACTATGTATTGTGCAAAAGTAGCAGGCTCTGAAGGGATATATCAGTTACTCATTCTGTGTCCGGTAATCCAGGGCATGACCCTGCCCTCCTCTACCATTCCTGTTTTCCGTATCGCCTCATCAAGGTCAATAATGGGCAACTACAGGATATCTTTATATGTTGAGATACTAGCCTTCCTTGCGTTTCTTCTTATGTTGTTTACAAATATCATTTTCGCGGCGGAAATCCTGTTCGGTGACAGCAGCTGGACAAACAACCTGAAAGGGAACACTGAAAGCCCTGTCATAATTCACCATACTGTACTTATTATAATGTCTTGTGCATCTATTGCTTTTACACTTTTCCTGGCTGTGACTCCAATAAAATCAGCCAGCAGTGAAGCTGAAACTCAGGAGTGGCATGTGCACTCTCCGAAGGAAGCACTGGACACTACTCATCACAGAGTAGATACTTATCCGGAATATATTgcacatgaagaaattcaaaggtattCTATTGATGCTGTTCCAAGGGATTCATTGAGAAGTCATCAGAAATCAGCTTTGGAGGAGCATACTGACGGTTCTGAAACCACTGCAGAATCCGATAACGGGGCTCAACATATGGCGACCATTCCTGAGGCTGCCCCCGGAATGTCAAGCAACATCGAGGAGTCAAAATCAGTTGTTGGGGCTGACTTTACAGGTTCAACGCCAAATGTCTCTACTGCCACCGCAGTAGGACAGAGTTCAGCAGAGAATAACCAAATGAAGAGCACAGCTGAGAAAGATGTTCAAGTAGAAGCAGATGTTTGCACAGACAAGGACAATGAGACTTCACATAATGTGAGCTCCAGTAATAAGTCCACTGGAGGCAAAGCACCCTCTTTATCTTCCGGTGATCCACCACCCCTTGCTATGAGCAGATATAAAGACACTGATGCTGTTAGTGGCAGTGGTGGCCTCTCAAGGCAGCCTGGTTTGGGCCGTGCTGCAAGGAGACAGTTAGCAGCAATTCTCGATGAGTTCTGGGGGCGTTTTTTTGATTATCATGGCAAGCCGACACAAGAAGGTGATGCTGAAAGGATCCACCTTTTGCTTGGACTGGACTTGACAATAGATGGTTCAGCTGGGAGAACGGATAACCAAAACACCCAAGCTTCCAAGAACCCCTTAATGAGAGATGCAGTGCCTGGAGCCATGGGTGCTGGAACTGTTACATGA
- the LOC119294748 gene encoding protein ETHYLENE-INSENSITIVE 2-like isoform X3, giving the protein MEAVHGIQSLASGDGHHHLSRTLGPALLISVGYIDLGKWVATVDAGTRFGYDLVLLVLLFNFSSVLYQYMSTCIGMVTDKNLAQVSGQEYSRFICGGLGLQAGLSLLTSELTMISGIAVGFNLVFDHDDLITGIIFACVVINLLPFLLSSRDKRMSGTLNACIAGFTILCFVLGLLISQPEIPLHVNVMFPKLSGESAYSLMALMGANVISHNFYVHSSVVQVQRRSHVLTLRTLFHDHLFSILFISTGVFLVNYVLLSSAASESSHNVIHSFHDAVDLMNQIFTNPMAPLVLLAVLLFSSHIISLTAVIASHAVMENFFGANLSLFAHHVLLKVLAMIPTMYCAKVAGSEGIYQLLILCPVIQGMTLPSSTIPVFRIASSRSIMGNYRISLYVEILAFLAFLLMLFTNIIFAAEILFGDSSWTNNLKGNTESPVIIHHTVLIIMSCASIAFTLFLAVTPIKSASSEAETQEWHVHSPKEALDTTHHRVDTYPEYIAHEEIQRIR; this is encoded by the exons GAAGCCGTGCACGGCATACAGTCCCTGGCTTCAGGAGACGGCCATCATCACCTTTCCCGGACGCTTGGGCCGGCGCTGCTCATCTCCGTCGGGTATATTGATCTTGGCAAGTGGGTGGCGACGGTCGACGCCGGGACTCGGTTCGGGTACGACCTCGTGCTGCTGGTGCTCCTTTTCAACTTCTCCTCGGTTCTGTATCAGTATATGTCCACCTGCATCGGCATGGTCACCGACAAGAATCTCGCTCAG GTTTCCGGCCAGGAGTACAGTCGGTTTATATGTGGCGGCCTTGGTCTCCAGGCAGGATTGTCTTTGCTTACTTCAGAACTAACCATG ATTTCAGGCATAGCAGTTGGATTCAACCTTGTATTTGATCACGATGATCTCATCACGGGTATTATTTTTGCATGCGTTGTAATCAATCTGCTGCCATTTCTTTTATCCTCTCGG GACAAGAGGATGTCTGGAACGTTAAATGCCTGCATAGCGGGCTTTACGATTCTCTGTTTTGTGCTTGGCTTGTTAATCAGtcaaccagagatacctctccatgtgAATGTGATGTTCCCCAAGTTGAGTGGTGAAAGTGCTTACTCATTGATGGCACTTATGGGTGCAAACGTAATATCGCACAATTTTTATGTTCATTCATCAGTTGTTCAG GTTCAGAGGAGGTCTCATGTTCTTACCCTCCGTACCCTGTTTCATGACCACCTTTTTTCTATATTATTCATTTCTACTGGAGTTTTTCTTGTGAACTATGTTCTGCTGAGCTCAGCAGCATCGGAATCTAGTCACAATGTGATCCACTCCTTTCACGATGCTGTAGATCTGATGAACCAG ATATTTACAAATCCCATGGCTCCACTCGTGTTACTAGCGGTTCTTCTCTTTTCGAGCCACATTATTTCGTTGACAGCTGTCATCGCCAGTCATGCAGTTATGGAGAATTTCTTTGGTGCAAACCTGTCTCTTTTTGCACATCATGTGCTACTCAAGGTTCTTGCCATGATTCCTACTATGTATTGTGCAAAAGTAGCAGGCTCTGAAGGGATATATCAGTTACTCATTCTGTGTCCGGTAATCCAGGGCATGACCCTGCCCTCCTCTACCATTCCTGTTTTCCGTATCGCCTCATCAAGGTCAATAATGGGCAACTACAGGATATCTTTATATGTTGAGATACTAGCCTTCCTTGCGTTTCTTCTTATGTTGTTTACAAATATCATTTTCGCGGCGGAAATCCTGTTCGGTGACAGCAGCTGGACAAACAACCTGAAAGGGAACACTGAAAGCCCTGTCATAATTCACCATACTGTACTTATTATAATGTCTTGTGCATCTATTGCTTTTACACTTTTCCTGGCTGTGACTCCAATAAAATCAGCCAGCAGTGAAGCTGAAACTCAGGAGTGGCATGTGCACTCTCCGAAGGAAGCACTGGACACTACTCATCACAGAGTAGATACTTATCCGGAATATATTgcacatgaagaaattcaaag AATCCGATAA
- the LOC119294748 gene encoding protein ETHYLENE-INSENSITIVE 2-like isoform X2: MISGIAVGFNLVFDHDDLITGIIFACVVINLLPFLLSSRDKRMSGTLNACIAGFTILCFVLGLLISQPEIPLHVNVMFPKLSGESAYSLMALMGANVISHNFYVHSSVVQVQRRSHVLTLRTLFHDHLFSILFISTGVFLVNYVLLSSAASESSHNVIHSFHDAVDLMNQIFTNPMAPLVLLAVLLFSSHIISLTAVIASHAVMENFFGANLSLFAHHVLLKVLAMIPTMYCAKVAGSEGIYQLLILCPVIQGMTLPSSTIPVFRIASSRSIMGNYRISLYVEILAFLAFLLMLFTNIIFAAEILFGDSSWTNNLKGNTESPVIIHHTVLIIMSCASIAFTLFLAVTPIKSASSEAETQEWHVHSPKEALDTTHHRVDTYPEYIAHEEIQRYSIDAVPRDSLRSHQKSALEEHTDGSETTAESDNGAQHMATIPEAAPGMSSNIEESKSVVGADFTGSTPNVSTATAVGQSSAENNQMKSTAEKDVQVEADVCTDKDNETSHNVSSSNKSTGGKAPSLSSGDPPPLAMSRYKDTDAVSGSGGLSRQPGLGRAARRQLAAILDEFWGRFFDYHGKPTQEGDAERIHLLLGLDLTIDGSAGRTDNQNTQASKNPLMRDAVPGAMGAGTVT; encoded by the exons ATG ATTTCAGGCATAGCAGTTGGATTCAACCTTGTATTTGATCACGATGATCTCATCACGGGTATTATTTTTGCATGCGTTGTAATCAATCTGCTGCCATTTCTTTTATCCTCTCGG GACAAGAGGATGTCTGGAACGTTAAATGCCTGCATAGCGGGCTTTACGATTCTCTGTTTTGTGCTTGGCTTGTTAATCAGtcaaccagagatacctctccatgtgAATGTGATGTTCCCCAAGTTGAGTGGTGAAAGTGCTTACTCATTGATGGCACTTATGGGTGCAAACGTAATATCGCACAATTTTTATGTTCATTCATCAGTTGTTCAG GTTCAGAGGAGGTCTCATGTTCTTACCCTCCGTACCCTGTTTCATGACCACCTTTTTTCTATATTATTCATTTCTACTGGAGTTTTTCTTGTGAACTATGTTCTGCTGAGCTCAGCAGCATCGGAATCTAGTCACAATGTGATCCACTCCTTTCACGATGCTGTAGATCTGATGAACCAG ATATTTACAAATCCCATGGCTCCACTCGTGTTACTAGCGGTTCTTCTCTTTTCGAGCCACATTATTTCGTTGACAGCTGTCATCGCCAGTCATGCAGTTATGGAGAATTTCTTTGGTGCAAACCTGTCTCTTTTTGCACATCATGTGCTACTCAAGGTTCTTGCCATGATTCCTACTATGTATTGTGCAAAAGTAGCAGGCTCTGAAGGGATATATCAGTTACTCATTCTGTGTCCGGTAATCCAGGGCATGACCCTGCCCTCCTCTACCATTCCTGTTTTCCGTATCGCCTCATCAAGGTCAATAATGGGCAACTACAGGATATCTTTATATGTTGAGATACTAGCCTTCCTTGCGTTTCTTCTTATGTTGTTTACAAATATCATTTTCGCGGCGGAAATCCTGTTCGGTGACAGCAGCTGGACAAACAACCTGAAAGGGAACACTGAAAGCCCTGTCATAATTCACCATACTGTACTTATTATAATGTCTTGTGCATCTATTGCTTTTACACTTTTCCTGGCTGTGACTCCAATAAAATCAGCCAGCAGTGAAGCTGAAACTCAGGAGTGGCATGTGCACTCTCCGAAGGAAGCACTGGACACTACTCATCACAGAGTAGATACTTATCCGGAATATATTgcacatgaagaaattcaaaggtattCTATTGATGCTGTTCCAAGGGATTCATTGAGAAGTCATCAGAAATCAGCTTTGGAGGAGCATACTGACGGTTCTGAAACCACTGCAGAATCCGATAACGGGGCTCAACATATGGCGACCATTCCTGAGGCTGCCCCCGGAATGTCAAGCAACATCGAGGAGTCAAAATCAGTTGTTGGGGCTGACTTTACAGGTTCAACGCCAAATGTCTCTACTGCCACCGCAGTAGGACAGAGTTCAGCAGAGAATAACCAAATGAAGAGCACAGCTGAGAAAGATGTTCAAGTAGAAGCAGATGTTTGCACAGACAAGGACAATGAGACTTCACATAATGTGAGCTCCAGTAATAAGTCCACTGGAGGCAAAGCACCCTCTTTATCTTCCGGTGATCCACCACCCCTTGCTATGAGCAGATATAAAGACACTGATGCTGTTAGTGGCAGTGGTGGCCTCTCAAGGCAGCCTGGTTTGGGCCGTGCTGCAAGGAGACAGTTAGCAGCAATTCTCGATGAGTTCTGGGGGCGTTTTTTTGATTATCATGGCAAGCCGACACAAGAAGGTGATGCTGAAAGGATCCACCTTTTGCTTGGACTGGACTTGACAATAGATGGTTCAGCTGGGAGAACGGATAACCAAAACACCCAAGCTTCCAAGAACCCCTTAATGAGAGATGCAGTGCCTGGAGCCATGGGTGCTGGAACTGTTACATGA